In Micromonospora sp. NBC_01813, the following are encoded in one genomic region:
- a CDS encoding ABC transporter permease, with translation MRIARFVARRLLQLVPVLLGVIVATFVLVRVLPGDPIRTILGPNATEVEAAAARARYGLDQPLWKQFLDYLGGLVTGDFGTSIQSGNAVASELSLRVGPTLQLVVLAVTVAVLIAVVLGIWSARHADRVGDHGIRVLALIGNSVPEFWLGLVLILVGYSVLGWFPAPSGRVDPDTNLTPITGAELIDAALTLNGPAFTSALGHLALPVATLAIVVVAPLLRSVRASALEVLHSEAYTAAAAHGLRDRLLRRGYLIRATLVRLPSLAALVFGTAIGSTVLIEYVYSWQGFGQWALRGLLYRDFPVVQASVLLIAVCYVLVFLIADVVHAILDPRVKI, from the coding sequence ATGCGCATCGCCCGTTTCGTCGCCCGCCGGCTGCTGCAGCTCGTTCCGGTGCTGCTCGGCGTGATCGTCGCGACCTTCGTCCTGGTGCGGGTCCTGCCCGGGGACCCGATCCGGACCATCCTCGGCCCCAACGCCACCGAGGTGGAGGCCGCGGCGGCACGCGCCCGCTACGGACTGGACCAGCCACTGTGGAAGCAGTTTCTGGACTACCTGGGCGGGCTGGTCACCGGGGACTTCGGCACGTCGATCCAGAGCGGCAACGCGGTCGCCAGCGAACTGTCCCTACGGGTCGGACCCACCCTGCAGCTGGTGGTACTGGCGGTCACCGTCGCGGTGCTCATCGCCGTGGTCCTCGGCATCTGGTCGGCGCGCCACGCCGACCGGGTCGGGGACCACGGCATCCGGGTACTCGCGTTGATCGGCAACTCGGTGCCGGAGTTCTGGCTCGGCCTGGTGCTGATCCTGGTCGGCTACAGTGTCCTCGGCTGGTTCCCGGCACCCAGCGGCCGGGTCGACCCGGACACCAACCTCACCCCGATCACCGGTGCCGAGCTGATCGACGCCGCGCTGACCCTCAACGGCCCGGCGTTCACCTCCGCCCTCGGGCACCTGGCGCTGCCGGTGGCCACCCTGGCCATCGTGGTCGTCGCGCCGCTGCTGCGCAGCGTGCGCGCCTCCGCGCTGGAGGTGCTGCACTCCGAGGCGTACACCGCCGCCGCCGCGCACGGGCTGCGCGATCGGCTGCTGCGCCGCGGCTACCTGATCCGGGCCACCCTGGTACGGCTGCCGTCGCTGGCCGCGCTCGTCTTCGGCACCGCGATCGGCTCCACCGTGCTGATCGAGTACGTCTACTCGTGGCAGGGCTTCGGCCAGTGGGCGCTGCGCGGGCTGCTCTACCGCGACTTCCCGGTCGTGCAGGCATCCGTACTGCTCATCGCCGTCTGCTACGTCCTCGTCTTCCTGATCGCCGACGTGGTGCACGCGATCCTCGACCCGAGAGTGAAGATCTGA
- a CDS encoding ABC transporter substrate-binding protein — protein sequence MLQFGGIGALLFATGACASGSRTEGSDDASPGTGTDTLRIAVSSYLSSWDQDFVGFDPVALMLYKNIFPYMIDYGVTEADGSRILDTENVVATFAESFEPNADQTVWTLKLRQGLTFASGNEMTAADVKWSKDRAFAAQANVAGIYRTIGLTEPDQVTVVDDYTVQFTQAFPSALTRQIQAISLYVFDSEEAKKHATDADPWATEWFANNAPTGGYFNVERAVQGQEIVLTANEGYPGPDPAQAKTIRISVVPAAANQRLQLQAGDIDVALGISQRDIADLKSADGIKVISAASNEQVAIQMSVTTAPFNNVDVRKALAHAVPYEQIINNVYGGDARPTSSLVPLDMPGYDERGYPYGYDPDAARTALAAAGSAQITSELVYATDNDTQQQIAVLIQSEARKVGIELELTPLDPATLAERRQQKNIPLQITSGQLWVNDVEYMLATSFVEGANLNYSNYVNPELEEIYERSHTIVDAGERNDLWLRVQEILAADVPWVILCQPNFNLPVRESVAGWVQPMDGLARLRYLSASA from the coding sequence GTGCTCCAGTTCGGCGGCATCGGCGCGCTGCTGTTCGCCACCGGCGCCTGCGCCTCCGGTTCGCGTACCGAAGGCTCCGACGACGCCTCGCCCGGCACCGGCACGGACACCCTGCGCATCGCCGTCTCCAGCTACCTCAGCAGCTGGGACCAGGACTTCGTGGGCTTCGACCCGGTCGCCCTGATGCTCTACAAGAACATTTTCCCGTACATGATCGACTACGGGGTGACCGAGGCCGACGGCTCCCGGATCCTCGACACCGAGAACGTGGTCGCCACCTTCGCCGAGTCCTTCGAGCCGAACGCCGACCAGACCGTCTGGACCCTCAAGCTGCGCCAGGGCCTGACCTTCGCCAGCGGCAACGAGATGACCGCCGCCGACGTCAAGTGGTCCAAGGACCGCGCCTTCGCCGCCCAGGCCAACGTCGCCGGCATCTACCGGACCATCGGCCTGACCGAGCCGGACCAGGTCACCGTCGTCGACGACTACACCGTGCAGTTCACCCAGGCCTTCCCCAGCGCGCTGACCCGGCAGATCCAGGCCATCTCGCTGTACGTGTTCGACTCCGAGGAAGCCAAGAAGCACGCCACCGACGCCGACCCGTGGGCCACCGAATGGTTCGCCAACAACGCCCCGACCGGCGGCTACTTCAACGTCGAGCGGGCGGTGCAGGGCCAGGAGATCGTGCTCACCGCCAACGAGGGCTACCCCGGCCCCGACCCGGCACAGGCCAAGACCATCCGCATCTCGGTGGTGCCGGCCGCCGCCAACCAGCGGCTGCAGCTGCAGGCCGGCGACATCGACGTGGCGCTGGGCATCAGCCAGCGCGACATCGCCGACCTGAAGTCCGCCGACGGCATCAAGGTCATCTCGGCGGCCAGCAACGAGCAGGTCGCCATCCAGATGTCGGTGACCACCGCGCCGTTCAACAACGTCGACGTGCGCAAGGCCCTGGCCCACGCGGTGCCGTACGAGCAGATCATCAACAACGTGTACGGCGGCGACGCCCGCCCCACCAGCAGCCTGGTGCCGCTGGACATGCCCGGCTACGACGAACGCGGCTACCCGTACGGCTACGACCCGGACGCCGCCCGCACCGCGCTCGCCGCCGCCGGATCCGCCCAGATCACCTCCGAGCTCGTCTACGCCACCGACAACGACACCCAGCAGCAGATCGCGGTGCTGATCCAGAGCGAGGCCCGCAAGGTCGGCATCGAGCTGGAGCTGACCCCGCTGGACCCGGCCACCCTGGCCGAACGCCGGCAGCAGAAGAACATCCCGCTGCAAATCACCTCCGGCCAGCTGTGGGTCAACGACGTCGAGTACATGCTGGCCACCAGCTTCGTCGAGGGCGCCAACCTGAACTACTCCAACTACGTCAACCCGGAGCTGGAGGAGATCTACGAGCGCTCGCACACCATCGTCGACGCGGGCGAGCGCAACGACCTCTGGCTGCGGGTCCAGGAGATCCTCGCCGCCGACGTGCCGTGGGTGATCCTCTGCCAGCCCAACTTCAACCTGCCGGTGCGCGAATCGGTCGCCGGCTGGGTCCAGCCCATGGACGGGTTGGCCCGGCTGCGCTACCTGAGCGCCTCGGCCTGA